The following DNA comes from Macaca thibetana thibetana isolate TM-01 chromosome 14, ASM2454274v1, whole genome shotgun sequence.
AAGGAAGCAAGGCGGGAACGCACTGCAGGCCCTATCCAGGTGAGCCCCTCAGGGGCCGGCGCCCGGGGGCACGATCTCGGGGACTTGGGTTGGCTCCGGTGGTGGCGGCTGCTGCTGCCTTTGCTGTTGTCGCTCCTGCTGAAGGCTGGCTCTGTTGGCCCTGGAGGAGAGGGCACCTGGGTGGTTGGGATAGGGATCCCGAAGTGTGGTGCCGGGACAGGGAGCAGGGGGCAGAATAGAGCAGGGACAGACCTGGCCCGCGCCCGCTCCCGCGCTTCATTGTACATGGCTGTGATGATCCGATCCTTTTCATCCATGAAGTTAAGGTGCATCTGCTTCACCTTCCTGCAATGTGTCACAATTAACCCTGGGACTCGAATTCCTGTTGTCCCTGAAGTCCTGCCCCCTTCCACCCCACTCTAGGGGCCTCACAGCTTTTTAACCCACACAGGGTTAGGGACCTCAGCCTAACCCTGCCTGTGATAGGTAGGGAGGGCTCAGAGTGGCCCTGGCTTGTCTAGGGTCCAATGGCATCCGAAGTCCCTGGCCACTTCGAGGTGTTACAGCAGCTGTGGACATGGGGGTGCTCCTCCCAGAAGACTAGAAAGGGTATGCATCTAACTCCATCACTGAACTAGGCAGGCTGCTAGCAGTGGGCACTGGCCTTTAGGTATTTGCTATAGAAAATCGGCttcgtggccgggcgcggtggctcaagcctgtaatcccagcactttgggaggccgagatgggcggatcacgaggtcaggagatcgagaccatcctggctaacacggtgaaaccccgtctctactaagaaatacaaaaaatagccgggcgaggtggcagcgcctgtagtcccagctactcgggacgctgaggccagagaatggcgtgaacccgggaggcggagcttgcagtgagctgagatccggccactgcactccagcctgggctacagagcgagactccgtctcaaaaaaaaaaaaaaaaaaaaaaaaaagaaaaccggCTTcgtggctaggcgcggtggctcacgccagtaatccctctactttgggaggtcaaggcgcatggatcatatgaggtcaggagtttgagaccagcctggccaatatggtgaagccccatctctactaaaaatacaaaacaattagccaggcatggtggtggacgcctgtagtcccagctacttgggaggctgagacagaaacagaagaattgcttgaacccgggaggcaaaggtgaggttgcaatgagccaagatcgcgccactgtactccagcctcggcgacagagtgagactccacctcaaaaaaaaaaaaaaagaaaaaagaaaacaaaaaagagaatcagCTTCGTGGCACGCGAGAGTGGCGGGGAGATGCCTGCTGCCAAATGAATGAGCTGTGCTGCATTTGCTGCTTGTGCTTGATTTTGTTTGGCTCAATCCCTTCCTGGCAGCCAGCACGAAAAATTTATATTCGAAATATGAAAAAGTGTAAATGACAGTGTTAGCTCTTAGTGCAGCGCTGTCTTTACTAAGTAAGGAGAGGCTCCAGAGaccgatttctttttttttttttttttttttttttgagacgcagtctcgctctgtcgcccaggctggagtgcagtggccagatctcagctcactgcaagctccgcctcccgggttccccatattctcctgcctcagcctcccgagtagctgggaccacaggcgccgccaccacgcccggctaattttttgtgtttttagtagagacggggtttcgccgtgttagccaggatggtctcgatctcctgaccttgtgatccgcccgtctcggcctcccaaagtgctgggattacaggcttgagccaccgcgcccggccagagaccGATTTCAAGCAACTCTTAGCTTGAGAGACACAATAGTACGGGACATGAGGTGCTGTGGAGGACTGGCTGACCACACTGGAATTCGCCCACCCTCCTGCCCTCTGCCCATCACCCCAGGGAGAACAGGCATCACCTGAAGGCAATGTAGTGCAGGCCCATGCCCGCCAGCATGAGGAGGAGGCAGTACCTCAGCActtgcttgttttgtttgtgttgctGCTGCCTCGACTGGGGCCCCTGTGGCCTCACGCTATGAAACTGGGACCAGTACTGTGCGTTGGGGTGTGCCCAGGAgctgctgggaggcagaggaagggacATTGTGGAAATGAGCCTCCCCAAGAGACCTGGGGGTGGGGCAAGTTGAGGGCGGGATTACTGTACCTGTGTGTTTGGCCGGCAGACTTGTCATGGGCTGTGGTTTGTGGAGACTTTGGGGGACCACCTGAGCGGAGCTGAGCATCATACCTTCGGCGGCTCTGCTCACGGCTGAGCACACGGTATGCCTCACTCAGCTCCACAAAGCGGCTGTGCAGGCTTGGGTTCCCAGGGTCCCGGTCCGGGTgcagctggggtggggcaggactccccttatctccctttgcctGTCCCTCCCCAGGACCCATGCTGATGACATCCACCCA
Coding sequences within:
- the DNAJC4 gene encoding dnaJ homolog subfamily C member 4 isoform X1, with product MPPLLPLRLCRLWPRSPPSRLLGAAAGQRSSPSNYYELLGVHPGASTEEVKRAFFSKSKELHPDRDPGNPSLHSRFVELSEAYRVLSREQSRRRYDAQLRSGGPPKSPQTTAHDKSAGQTHSSSWAHPNAQYWSQFHSVRPQGPQSRQQQHKQNKQVLRYCLLLMLAGMGLHYIAFRKVKQMHLNFMDEKDRIITAMYNEARERARARANRASLQQERQQQRQQQPPPPEPTQVPEIVPPGAGP
- the DNAJC4 gene encoding dnaJ homolog subfamily C member 4 isoform X3, whose amino-acid sequence is MPPLLPLRLCRLWPRSPPSRLLGAAAGQRSSPSNYYELLGVHPGASTEEVKRAFFSKSKELHPDRDPGNPSLHSRFVELSEAYRVLSREQSRRRYDAQLRSGGPPKSPQTTAHDKSAGQTHSSSWAHPNAQYWSQFHSVRPQGPQSRQQQHKQNKQVLRKVKQMHLNFMDEKDRIITAMYNEARERARARANRASLQQERQQQRQQQPPPPEPTQVPEIVPPGAGP
- the DNAJC4 gene encoding dnaJ homolog subfamily C member 4 isoform X2 → MPPLLPLRLCRLWPRSPPSRLLGAAAGQRSSPSNYYELLGVHPGASTEEVKRAFFSKSKELHPDRDPGNPSLHSRFVELSEAYRVLSREQSRRRYDAQLRSGGPPKSPQTTAHDKSAGQTHSSWAHPNAQYWSQFHSVRPQGPQSRQQQHKQNKQVLRYCLLLMLAGMGLHYIAFRKVKQMHLNFMDEKDRIITAMYNEARERARARANRASLQQERQQQRQQQPPPPEPTQVPEIVPPGAGP